One segment of Mus pahari chromosome 11, PAHARI_EIJ_v1.1, whole genome shotgun sequence DNA contains the following:
- the LOC110329156 gene encoding small EDRK-rich factor 1, with translation MARGNQREIARQKNMKKTQEISKGKRKEDSLTASQRKQRDSEIMQQKQKIANEKKSMQTREK, from the exons ATGGCCC GTGGAAATCAAAGAGAAATTGCCCgacagaaaaacatgaaaaagacCCAGGAAATtagcaaaggaaaaaggaaagaggacagCTTGACTGCCTCGCAGAGAAAGCAGAG gGATTCAGAGATCATGCAACAAAAGCAGAAGATAGCCAATGAGAAGAAATCTATGCAGACAAGAGAAAAATGA
- the LOC110329003 gene encoding survival motor neuron protein, which yields MAMGSGGAGSEPEDTVLFRRGTGQSDDSDIWDDTALIKAYDKAVASFKHALKNGDICEPSDKPKGTARRKPAKKNKSQKKNATTPLKQWKVGDKCSAVWSEDGCVYPATITSIDFKRETCVVVYTGYGNREDQNLSDLLSPTCEAANSTEQNTQENESQVSTDDSEHSSRSLRSKAHGKSRAAPWTPFLPPAPPMPGSGLGPGKPGLRFNGPPPPLPPPPFPPCWMPPFPSGPPIIPPPPPISPDCLDDTDALGSMLISWYMSGYHTGYYMGFRQNKKEGKCSHTN from the exons ATGGCGATGGGCAGCGGCGGCGCGGGCTCCGAGCCGGAGGACACGGTGCTGTTCCGGCGTGGCACCGGCCAG AGCGATGATTCAGACATTTGGGATGATACAGCATTGATCAAAGCTTATGATAAAGCTGTGGCTTCCTTTAAG CATGCTCTAAAGAACGGTGACATTTGTGAACCTTCAGATAAGCCAAAAGGCACAGCCAGAAGAAAACCTGCCAAGAAGAataaaagccaaaagaagaaTGCCACAACTCCCTTGAAACAG TGGAAAGTTGGTGACAAGTGTTCTGCTGTTTGGTCAGAAGACGGCTGCGTTTACCCAGCTACCATTACATCCATTGACTTTAAGAGAGAAACCTGTGTCGTGGTTTATACTGGATATGGAAACAGAGAGGATCAAAACTTATCTGACCTGCTTTCCCCGACCTGTGAAGCAGCTAATAGTACAGAACAGAACACTCAGGAG aatgaaagtcAAGTTTCCACAGATGACAGTGAGCACTCCTCCAGATCGCTCAGAAGTAAAGCACACGGCAAATCCAGAGCTGCTCCGTGGACCCCATTTCTCCCCCCAGCACCCCCAATGCCAGGATCAGGATTAGGACCAGGCAAG CCAGGTCTAAGATTCAATGGCCCGCCCCCTCCGCTGCCCCCGCCCCCCTTCCCGCCGTGCTGGATGCCCCCGTTCCCTTCAGGACCACCA ATaatccctccaccccctcccatctctcctgaCTGTCTGGATGACACTGACGCCCTGGGCAGTATGCTGATCTCTTGGTACATGAGTGGCTACCACACTGGCTACTATATG GGtttcagacaaaataaaaaagaaggaaagtgcTCACATACAAATTAA